From one Basilea psittacipulmonis DSM 24701 genomic stretch:
- the rlmD gene encoding 23S rRNA (uracil(1939)-C(5))-methyltransferase RlmD yields the protein MTELFLIESLDLEARGIARRDGKTIFVEGALPGEYVEAEVFRKKPSYEIAKTIKVIKSSSARVTPKCEHFGVCGGCAMQHIDPSTQVAIKQQALEDAFKHIAKVTIPQVLPPIHGPAWHYRYRARLSVRYVEKKGGILIGFHERKSRYVADNHTCPILPKAVSDMLMPLRTLIGSLSNFERIPQIELAMGDKIVLVLRHLEPFSAEDFEKLDKFAQDYQVSWWLQEKGPDTVKPLHEEDRALLAYTLPQFNLRMNYRPTDFTQVNHQINRVLIARALSLLEADKNDRVADLFCGLGNFTLPLATQAKEVVGIEGSSALTDRALSAAQVHGLDKKTRFTTLNLFEVDVQWLRDLGYFDRMLIDPPREGALAVSRALAKLDTHERPKRIVYVSCNPSTLARDTAILVRVGGYKLMKAGVVNMFPHTSHVESIAVFEAGEKPLEVEEEIDVETQSDTPVDEV from the coding sequence ATGACAGAATTATTTTTAATTGAATCTTTAGATTTAGAGGCCAGAGGTATTGCTCGTAGAGATGGAAAAACGATATTTGTAGAAGGTGCTTTGCCTGGAGAATACGTTGAAGCAGAGGTGTTTCGCAAAAAACCATCTTATGAAATAGCGAAAACAATTAAAGTGATTAAGTCTTCCTCTGCTAGAGTTACCCCAAAATGTGAACACTTTGGTGTGTGTGGTGGCTGTGCTATGCAGCATATCGATCCCAGCACTCAAGTGGCCATTAAACAGCAAGCATTAGAGGATGCGTTTAAACATATTGCTAAAGTTACTATTCCACAGGTATTGCCTCCCATTCATGGGCCAGCTTGGCATTATCGTTATCGTGCTCGTTTATCGGTTAGATATGTTGAGAAAAAAGGCGGTATTCTTATTGGGTTTCATGAACGAAAAAGTCGCTATGTGGCTGATAATCATACCTGTCCTATTTTGCCGAAAGCTGTTTCGGACATGTTGATGCCGTTGAGAACACTGATTGGTTCTTTGAGTAATTTTGAAAGAATTCCCCAAATTGAATTGGCAATGGGTGACAAAATTGTTTTGGTACTTCGTCATCTGGAGCCTTTCTCTGCAGAGGATTTTGAAAAATTAGATAAGTTTGCCCAAGACTATCAAGTTAGTTGGTGGTTACAAGAAAAAGGGCCTGATACGGTAAAACCATTGCATGAAGAGGATCGTGCTTTGCTTGCTTATACCTTGCCCCAATTTAACTTGCGAATGAACTATCGTCCGACGGATTTTACCCAGGTCAATCATCAGATTAATCGAGTGTTAATTGCTCGAGCATTGAGTTTATTAGAGGCTGATAAGAACGACCGCGTGGCAGATTTGTTTTGCGGTTTAGGAAACTTTACTTTGCCACTGGCTACTCAAGCAAAAGAAGTGGTGGGTATTGAGGGTTCCAGTGCGTTAACCGATCGTGCATTAAGTGCCGCTCAAGTACATGGTTTAGATAAGAAAACTCGTTTTACAACACTGAATTTATTTGAGGTAGATGTTCAGTGGTTGAGAGATTTGGGATATTTTGATCGAATGTTGATTGATCCGCCTCGAGAGGGAGCTTTGGCGGTTAGTCGAGCATTAGCAAAATTAGATACACACGAACGTCCAAAACGAATCGTGTATGTTTCCTGTAATCCGTCAACATTGGCTCGAGATACCGCTATTTTAGTAAGAGTAGGCGGATATAAGTTAATGAAAGCAGGGGTAGTGAATATGTTCCCTCATACCTCTCATGTGGAGTCTATTGCAGTGTTTGAAGCGGGTGAAAAACCTTTAGAAGT
- a CDS encoding 3'-5' exonuclease, whose translation MSHVLVFDLETVPDVQGLKRLHADLAHLTDDVEVIKKATERLQEEKGTDFFPLHLQKIVTISCVFRGGKEPLSVRSLGSENSSEEELIQQFFKIIDFYSPRLVSWNGNGFDLPVLHYRSLIHKIASQTYWDTGDHERDKKYNNYLSRYHTKHIDLMDSLAKLSGRNAPLDQMAKLCGYPGKLDMDGSQVWQQWYSGQSKAVRDYCETDVMNTWLLYCRFLYIKGDIFDRAYEEEMNLARSLVQELAKTHAHWQDFLDAWVD comes from the coding sequence ATGTCGCATGTTTTAGTTTTTGATTTAGAAACGGTCCCTGATGTGCAAGGTCTTAAAAGATTGCATGCCGATCTTGCACATTTGACGGATGATGTAGAAGTGATCAAAAAAGCAACGGAACGATTGCAGGAAGAGAAAGGGACTGATTTTTTTCCTTTGCACCTACAAAAAATTGTCACTATCTCTTGTGTTTTTCGAGGGGGCAAAGAACCGTTATCCGTCCGTTCGCTTGGTTCAGAAAACAGTAGTGAAGAAGAACTCATTCAGCAGTTTTTCAAAATTATTGACTTTTATTCTCCTCGATTAGTGTCTTGGAACGGTAACGGATTTGATTTGCCTGTATTGCATTATCGTTCTTTGATTCATAAGATTGCTAGCCAAACTTACTGGGATACAGGCGATCATGAAAGAGATAAGAAATATAACAATTATTTGTCTCGTTATCACACCAAACATATCGATTTGATGGATTCTTTAGCCAAGTTAAGTGGTCGAAATGCACCGCTTGATCAGATGGCCAAACTTTGTGGTTACCCAGGAAAATTAGACATGGATGGTAGCCAAGTATGGCAACAGTGGTATAGTGGCCAATCAAAAGCCGTACGCGATTATTGTGAAACGGATGTGATGAATACTTGGTTGTTGTATTGTCGATTTTTATATATCAAAGGCGATATTTTTGATCGAGCTTACGAGGAAGAAATGAATTTGGCTCGTTCGCTGGTTCAAGAACTTGCCAAAACCCACGCCCATTGGCAAGATTTCTTGGATGCTTGGGTAGATTAA
- a CDS encoding peptidoglycan DD-metalloendopeptidase family protein yields the protein MRYLRFVMGVSLTSMMAACTTNNPAPITSIWQNSSTQKSVVSTTISNAVSSINQATKTTQESVEKVKKAATYYKVKAGDTLYSIAKRSNTDLATLKSINRLSDASKLSVGQQLLLPSKADVTNQVEKVASAEKVQTQVTPTTKHTTQEKAKETVATSGSWAWPTKGKVIRSFSASSRGIDISGKEGQPVYATANGTVSYAGNGLRGYGNLILIVHANKYISAYAHNQKLLVKKGQQVKKGEQIATLGKTDTDTPKLHFEIRRDGTPVNPLNYLSH from the coding sequence ATGAGATATTTACGTTTTGTAATGGGTGTATCGTTGACGAGCATGATGGCGGCATGTACGACCAATAATCCTGCTCCAATTACCTCGATTTGGCAAAATTCATCAACACAAAAAAGCGTCGTTAGTACAACGATTTCCAATGCCGTTTCTTCGATTAATCAAGCGACAAAAACCACGCAAGAGTCTGTCGAGAAAGTAAAAAAAGCGGCAACCTACTATAAGGTAAAAGCGGGTGATACGCTTTATAGCATTGCCAAACGTTCAAACACCGATTTGGCCACGCTTAAAAGTATAAATCGTTTAAGTGATGCCTCAAAATTATCGGTGGGACAGCAATTATTGTTGCCATCGAAAGCGGATGTCACTAATCAGGTTGAAAAAGTAGCGTCAGCAGAGAAAGTTCAAACTCAAGTGACCCCAACAACTAAACATACTACTCAAGAGAAAGCTAAGGAAACCGTTGCTACTAGCGGTTCTTGGGCATGGCCTACTAAAGGTAAAGTTATCCGTTCATTTAGTGCAAGTTCACGCGGTATTGATATTTCTGGTAAAGAGGGGCAGCCTGTTTATGCCACCGCTAATGGTACCGTCAGTTATGCAGGTAATGGCTTACGTGGCTACGGTAATTTGATTTTGATTGTGCATGCGAATAAATATATTTCAGCTTACGCACACAATCAGAAACTATTAGTTAAAAAAGGCCAGCAGGTTAAGAAAGGTGAACAAATCGCTACATTAGGAAAAACGGATACCGATACTCCTAAATTGCATTTTGAAATTCGTCGTGATGGCACACCTGTGAACCCGTTAAATTATTTGTCTCACTAA
- a CDS encoding protein-L-isoaspartate(D-aspartate) O-methyltransferase — translation MQKRIKITNSNASIIQRSSGQKGILTQNADNQIRRIPSLEAASTRYVNNASYGLRQRQAMIDELQSLGIRDERVLQAMKTIPRHLFVSQFLQKEAYKNRNLPIGYDQTISQPYVVAKMIELIAQARRDKVLEIGTGCGYQAAVLGKVFKQVVSIERIEALYNESSRRLKALNLDVNVTIKYGDGMLGCEQYAPYDAIILAAAGIKIPSVLLNQMAVGGCLIAPVGDQDKQCLVWVKRISETEWTQEKREDVFFVPLLSGLQSI, via the coding sequence ATGCAAAAAAGGATAAAAATCACCAATAGTAATGCCAGTATTATCCAACGTTCGTCTGGTCAAAAAGGCATCTTAACTCAAAATGCGGATAATCAGATTCGCAGAATTCCCTCTTTGGAGGCGGCTTCAACGCGTTATGTGAACAATGCGTCGTATGGGTTAAGACAAAGACAGGCGATGATTGATGAGTTACAAAGTTTGGGTATAAGGGATGAACGGGTATTACAGGCGATGAAAACCATCCCGAGACATCTGTTTGTTAGTCAGTTTTTGCAAAAAGAGGCCTATAAGAATCGCAACCTGCCTATTGGATATGACCAAACCATTTCACAGCCTTATGTGGTTGCCAAAATGATTGAGTTGATTGCACAAGCACGTCGTGACAAGGTATTGGAAATTGGTACGGGATGTGGTTATCAAGCGGCAGTGTTAGGAAAGGTTTTTAAACAAGTGGTTTCTATAGAAAGAATAGAAGCACTTTATAACGAATCGAGCCGACGTTTAAAAGCATTAAACCTAGATGTAAATGTTACAATAAAATATGGTGATGGTATGTTGGGCTGTGAACAATATGCCCCGTATGATGCCATTATTTTAGCGGCGGCAGGCATAAAAATTCCTTCTGTATTACTGAACCAAATGGCAGTAGGAGGCTGTTTGATCGCTCCAGTGGGCGACCAAGATAAACAATGTCTGGTGTGGGTAAAACGAATTTCGGAAACCGAGTGGACACAAGAAAAACGGGAGGATGTTTTTTTTGTTCCTTTATTATCTGGGTTACAATCTATTTAG
- the surE gene encoding 5'/3'-nucleotidase SurE — translation MKHILLSNDDGYSALGLEALAERLKTFAKVTVIAPEVNHSGASNSLTLSRPMFVHQSKNGFYYVNGTPSDCVHLALTSLLSSPPDLVVSGINNGANLGEDTLYSGTVAAATEGFLFGIPAIALSLTQKGWPNLTKVADIAAELVKSALDNPVSDVLMNINFPVKDTYSVEDVEITRLGRRHPSEPAQETYHPSGERMYWIGPCGQIKDSQEGTDFYAINQGKISLTPLKIDLTNNEKMTQMRDWKKSICKKG, via the coding sequence ATGAAACATATTTTATTGTCTAATGATGATGGGTATTCTGCATTGGGTTTAGAAGCACTTGCGGAACGATTGAAAACTTTTGCAAAAGTCACTGTAATCGCACCAGAGGTTAATCATAGTGGGGCTTCTAATTCCTTAACCTTATCACGTCCCATGTTTGTTCATCAATCTAAAAACGGTTTTTATTATGTCAATGGTACGCCTAGTGATTGTGTTCATTTGGCATTGACGAGTCTGTTAAGCTCACCTCCAGACTTGGTGGTTTCGGGCATTAATAATGGTGCTAATCTGGGTGAAGACACCCTATATTCAGGTACGGTAGCAGCTGCCACAGAGGGCTTTTTGTTTGGAATTCCCGCGATCGCTTTATCGTTGACCCAAAAAGGATGGCCGAATTTAACTAAGGTAGCTGATATTGCCGCTGAACTTGTAAAATCCGCTTTAGACAACCCTGTATCAGATGTATTGATGAATATTAATTTTCCAGTGAAAGATACATATAGTGTTGAAGATGTGGAAATCACTCGATTGGGCCGAAGACATCCGTCAGAACCCGCCCAAGAAACGTATCATCCCTCTGGTGAGCGTATGTATTGGATTGGCCCTTGTGGTCAGATTAAAGACAGTCAAGAGGGAACGGATTTTTATGCCATTAATCAAGGGAAAATCTCTTTGACCCCTTTAAAGATAGATTTAACCAATAATGAAAAAATGACACAGATGAGGGATTGGAAAAAAAGCATATGCAAAAAAGGATAA